A single region of the Bifidobacterium asteroides DSM 20089 genome encodes:
- a CDS encoding pyridoxal phosphate-dependent aminotransferase, which yields MHFSHRTGSDRPNRIALAEAEARAHGLKLGRLNDSNPTRFGLAPSFLPQVYEAEPRGPLAARQSLAGFLTRRQRLSQSEDGTSVDSDDLYLLSSTSQAYSWLMKLLCDPGDAILEPRPGYPLIESIAGLECVRTIPYRLTYDGSWVLDLATVRQALEGPGGDRIRALVLINPNNPTGSYIHPEERRSLLELCQRQGVAIIADEVFFGYPLDPLPGRARLAGEDRVLTFALDGFSKSLAAPHAKVGWIQVSGPADQVAAAKRHLDLIADDYLPMSLLITRDMEAMLSDIPVQTSRVGKRIRGNLGILRQTLGQKESCVSLLRPEGGWNVLLRFPQVIDEEELILRLIGSYGLTGQPGYFFDMPGNGYLALSLLPETLEFRRNVNSVVSAIGKITCL from the coding sequence ATGCATTTTTCTCACCGTACCGGGTCTGACCGCCCCAATCGCATTGCCCTGGCCGAGGCCGAAGCACGTGCCCATGGTCTCAAGCTAGGCAGGCTGAATGATTCCAATCCCACCCGCTTCGGGCTGGCCCCGTCATTTCTGCCCCAAGTCTATGAGGCGGAACCGAGGGGACCTCTTGCGGCCCGCCAGTCCCTGGCTGGGTTTCTGACCAGGCGGCAGAGATTGAGCCAGAGCGAGGACGGTACATCGGTCGATTCTGATGATCTCTACCTGCTCTCTTCCACATCCCAGGCTTATTCCTGGCTGATGAAGCTCCTCTGCGACCCGGGTGACGCCATTCTGGAGCCCAGACCCGGATATCCTCTGATTGAATCAATCGCCGGTCTGGAATGCGTCCGAACAATCCCATACCGCCTGACCTATGACGGGTCCTGGGTCCTTGACCTGGCCACGGTAAGGCAGGCCCTGGAGGGGCCTGGAGGCGACCGTATCCGTGCCCTGGTCCTTATCAACCCCAACAACCCCACCGGTTCCTACATTCATCCGGAAGAGCGTCGGTCGCTGCTGGAACTCTGCCAGCGGCAGGGGGTGGCCATCATCGCCGACGAGGTCTTCTTCGGCTATCCTCTGGATCCCCTGCCGGGCCGTGCCCGGCTGGCTGGTGAGGATCGGGTGCTGACCTTCGCCCTGGATGGGTTCTCGAAGAGTCTGGCAGCCCCCCATGCCAAGGTGGGCTGGATCCAGGTTTCCGGGCCCGCAGACCAAGTAGCCGCCGCCAAGCGTCATCTTGACCTGATAGCAGATGATTACCTGCCCATGAGTCTTCTGATCACCAGGGATATGGAAGCCATGCTCTCGGATATTCCCGTTCAGACCAGCCGGGTGGGCAAGCGTATCAGGGGCAATCTCGGAATCCTCAGACAGACACTGGGCCAAAAGGAGTCCTGCGTCTCCCTGCTCAGGCCTGAGGGAGGCTGGAACGTTCTGTTGCGTTTTCCTCAGGTCATCGACGAGGAGGAGCTGATTCTTCGCCTGATTGGGTCCTACGGGTTGACTGGCCAGCCCGGATACTTTTTCGACATGCCAGGCAACGGATATCTGGCCCTGTCGCTCCTTCCGGAAACCTTGGAATTCCGCCGAAATGTGAACTCAGTCGTCTCAGCTATCGGAAAAATAACCTGTTTATAA
- the ppgK gene encoding polyphosphate--glucose phosphotransferase, translated as MIETAQAFGVDIGGSGIKAAPVDLTIGDFAEPRKKILTPEHSTPEAVGVVVKELLDRFEVPSDVPVGIAFPAPVKPDKPLDFMANLDQSWVGTNVQEVLSKACGRPVSVVNDADAAGLAEVQYGAAKGQKGLVIATTLGTGIGTALIYNGVLIPNSELGHLTLDGKDAEKYAASSVRDRKKLSYKKWANRLTKYYRLLEHYFNPDFFVVGGGVSRMSEKFLPHIDIKTPIVAAKLRNQAGIVGAAYLADLRQKHLG; from the coding sequence ATGATTGAAACAGCGCAGGCTTTCGGAGTGGATATTGGTGGATCCGGTATCAAGGCTGCCCCTGTTGACCTGACAATCGGTGATTTTGCAGAGCCTCGCAAGAAAATTCTCACTCCCGAGCACTCCACGCCTGAGGCTGTGGGGGTTGTCGTCAAGGAGCTCTTGGATCGTTTTGAAGTTCCTTCGGATGTGCCCGTGGGCATCGCCTTCCCGGCCCCTGTCAAGCCCGACAAGCCGCTCGATTTCATGGCCAACCTGGATCAGTCCTGGGTTGGCACCAATGTTCAGGAGGTCCTTTCCAAGGCCTGCGGTAGGCCCGTTAGCGTCGTCAACGATGCGGATGCTGCCGGTCTTGCCGAGGTGCAGTACGGGGCGGCCAAAGGGCAGAAGGGTCTGGTCATCGCCACGACACTGGGCACCGGCATCGGTACGGCTCTGATTTATAACGGTGTTCTGATTCCCAACAGTGAGCTTGGTCACCTGACGTTGGACGGCAAGGATGCCGAGAAGTACGCAGCTTCATCGGTGCGCGACCGCAAGAAGCTGAGCTACAAAAAGTGGGCCAATCGACTGACCAAGTACTACCGCCTGCTTGAGCACTACTTCAATCCCGATTTCTTCGTCGTCGGCGGCGGGGTCAGCCGGATGAGCGAGAAGTTCCTGCCTCACATCGACATCAAGACCCCCATTGTGGCCGCCAAGCTGCGCAACCAGGCCGGCATCGTGGGTGCCGCTTATCTGGCTGACCTTCGGCAAAAGCACCTGGGGTGA
- a CDS encoding nitroreductase family protein, whose translation MTEHTQLIDAVNVRITTREYDPKPIDPDLARQLGSTLNALNTLSGLDMQLVLGKPDAFAADNASGHLANAANYLALVGPKDDQESLEKAGFYGERMVLAATLYGLGTGWVSGSWDRQAAERHCRITPSQSLYLVVIIGYPADQVGYGNQDFDKLCQRQSEHRTSKSYEELTSAMSARGRQDAPEWFKAGVAAAAKAPSAMNGQPVLFAWDKNTGDAIATLDPSVSYGSAVDLGIAKMNFQIGAGGGTWTWGDGGRFIRS comes from the coding sequence ATGACCGAACATACACAGCTTATTGACGCAGTCAACGTGCGCATCACCACCCGAGAATACGACCCCAAGCCCATCGATCCCGACCTGGCCAGGCAGCTGGGCAGCACTTTGAACGCTCTGAATACGCTGAGCGGCCTGGACATGCAGCTGGTCCTGGGCAAGCCAGACGCTTTCGCGGCCGACAACGCCTCCGGCCACCTGGCTAATGCGGCCAACTACCTTGCCCTGGTCGGACCCAAGGATGATCAGGAGAGCCTGGAGAAAGCAGGCTTCTACGGCGAGCGCATGGTTCTTGCCGCCACCCTGTACGGACTGGGGACAGGATGGGTGTCGGGCAGCTGGGACCGTCAGGCTGCCGAGCGCCACTGCCGGATCACCCCCAGCCAGTCGCTCTATCTGGTGGTCATCATCGGCTATCCGGCCGACCAGGTCGGCTACGGCAACCAGGACTTCGACAAGCTTTGCCAACGTCAGAGTGAGCATCGAACCTCCAAGAGTTATGAGGAGTTGACCTCAGCCATGAGCGCGCGGGGCCGTCAGGATGCACCGGAATGGTTCAAGGCCGGCGTGGCTGCCGCCGCCAAGGCTCCTTCGGCCATGAACGGACAGCCGGTGCTTTTCGCCTGGGACAAGAACACAGGCGATGCGATCGCCACCCTGGACCCCTCGGTTTCCTACGGGTCCGCAGTCGACCTGGGCATAGCCAAAATGAACTTCCAGATCGGGGCCGGGGGCGGCACATGGACCTGGGGCGATGGAGGCCGTTTCATCAGGTCCTGA
- a CDS encoding histidine phosphatase family protein, translating into MNNGASSSQSVAEPSTEAGSTTLYLTRHGRTTANVMHLMQGWSDFPLTRQGREDVRQFGQGLRSIRFRAAWSGNLSRQYETARLALDMSGNGDLRVGVDPDLREDNFGSFEGRDERTTLDQVCAAMGFKDFAAAKATYGRNIAAHMQDTFHRLDAQDFLSAGLEKEDRAETTAQVRSRMIGALTRIARSAIEKGGGPVLVVSSGMCLQQFLVAIDDHCPIPDMDNTAVTKVIYGDDGFRLAGPVSSMEYFQAGSPKK; encoded by the coding sequence ATGAACAATGGAGCATCTTCATCACAATCCGTCGCTGAACCGAGCACTGAAGCGGGTTCGACAACCCTGTACCTGACCCGGCACGGCAGAACGACGGCCAACGTCATGCATCTGATGCAGGGCTGGTCAGATTTCCCCCTGACCAGGCAAGGTCGCGAGGATGTGCGCCAGTTCGGTCAGGGCCTGCGGTCCATTCGCTTCCGGGCAGCCTGGAGCGGCAATCTGAGTCGTCAGTATGAAACGGCCCGCCTGGCCCTTGACATGTCCGGCAATGGAGACCTGCGCGTGGGCGTGGATCCTGACCTGCGCGAGGACAATTTCGGGAGTTTCGAGGGCCGGGACGAGCGCACTACTCTGGACCAAGTCTGCGCAGCCATGGGTTTCAAGGACTTCGCTGCGGCCAAGGCAACCTATGGCAGGAACATCGCCGCCCATATGCAGGACACCTTCCATCGGCTGGATGCCCAGGACTTCCTGTCCGCCGGACTGGAGAAAGAGGATCGGGCTGAGACCACGGCCCAGGTCCGCAGCAGAATGATCGGCGCGCTGACGCGCATCGCCCGGTCTGCCATCGAAAAGGGAGGCGGACCTGTCCTGGTGGTCTCCTCGGGCATGTGCCTGCAACAGTTCCTGGTGGCCATCGACGACCACTGCCCCATTCCCGACATGGACAACACCGCGGTCACCAAGGTGATTTATGGGGATGACGGCTTCCGCCTGGCGGGCCCGGTCAGCTCCATGGAATACTTCCAGGCAGGGAGTCCGAAAAAGTAG
- a CDS encoding ABC transporter permease produces the protein MGLSTCLASLLTSSTMQVYQAERSFDNIGDLSGLNTYQRFQVKVPYSNLSMVTIPALACCLLVSVFLILSSVTFLIQERRREYAMMRLNGASRRKILIIGLLEFSIPLALSNLIGCLAGSLLTVPVGQFYARSAGFSDRGMVFIPRIRPSIAVVTFIMMMVACLLGVWMAMRKVCGASVLQLMTETSDRSRRIGWVRTLAALVFLILTLAVGFAPLPSMTQDLRIMLEVILVITTVYLAAPILVVLTVSVIGLIPAKAAGGPGLLALQRARKESAGSTAIALPVMMILTIIISLVAAMQAGSIGGAVLSLYPLKADVIATSLDSNAKSRNPSDLIDGMPEVRDFVVYQTQQWAMDGSPGQTATVVWEPVEQLQGQKVQSSSSIHFSFVRGNSSDLGSDRVAVNQDSSYSIGDTVRLLDRHDQPHEARVVALVQSPEGIPELSAGNNSPLFLTAEGDLPQLGEDAHTIIPITAANPTDAHGITSRLKSDLQGDFAVQTRQEYIDDFIQRGLSGQTAMTVMIVGGTVLALIFMMQSIAISAWERKQQNQRLNQIGVAWRSIAWSGVMETLTDVAGGAVMALLAIAIVEGCIALSFVQAGMSVALTPLPIGRFTLVTVVLLLVAVFTSWVCSLRSRKTEEG, from the coding sequence ATGGGTCTGTCCACCTGCCTGGCATCTCTGTTGACCTCTTCGACCATGCAGGTCTATCAGGCGGAAAGGTCCTTTGACAATATCGGCGACCTGAGTGGGTTGAATACCTACCAGCGTTTCCAAGTCAAGGTACCTTATTCAAATCTCTCCATGGTCACTATTCCGGCGCTGGCTTGCTGCCTGCTGGTGTCGGTCTTTTTGATTCTCTCCTCGGTCACTTTTCTGATTCAGGAACGCCGACGCGAGTATGCAATGATGCGGTTGAATGGAGCCTCGCGCAGGAAGATTCTGATCATAGGTCTCCTGGAATTCTCGATTCCTCTGGCTCTCTCGAATCTCATTGGCTGTTTGGCAGGATCCCTCCTGACTGTACCAGTTGGACAGTTTTACGCGCGCTCGGCCGGGTTCAGCGACAGGGGCATGGTTTTCATACCGCGGATTCGACCCTCCATTGCAGTGGTCACCTTCATCATGATGATGGTCGCCTGCCTGCTGGGAGTATGGATGGCTATGCGCAAGGTGTGTGGGGCATCTGTGCTCCAGCTCATGACGGAGACCAGTGACAGATCCAGGCGGATCGGGTGGGTTCGTACTTTGGCAGCCCTGGTCTTCCTGATCTTGACCTTGGCGGTCGGGTTCGCCCCGCTGCCTTCTATGACCCAGGACCTGCGTATTATGCTCGAGGTCATTCTTGTCATCACTACGGTCTATTTGGCGGCTCCGATCCTGGTCGTCCTGACTGTGTCGGTCATCGGTCTGATCCCGGCCAAGGCGGCCGGGGGGCCAGGTCTTCTGGCCCTGCAGCGTGCTCGTAAGGAGAGCGCGGGTTCAACCGCGATAGCTCTCCCCGTCATGATGATTCTGACCATCATCATCTCTCTTGTGGCCGCCATGCAGGCTGGCTCCATTGGTGGAGCGGTTCTGAGTCTGTACCCTCTGAAAGCCGACGTCATAGCTACTTCTCTTGATTCGAATGCCAAAAGCCGCAACCCATCCGATCTGATCGATGGGATGCCTGAGGTTCGAGACTTTGTCGTCTACCAGACTCAGCAATGGGCCATGGATGGATCACCAGGCCAGACGGCAACGGTGGTATGGGAGCCTGTCGAGCAACTGCAGGGGCAGAAAGTTCAGAGTTCGTCGAGCATTCATTTCTCCTTTGTCCGAGGGAATTCGTCTGATCTCGGTTCAGACCGGGTCGCCGTGAATCAGGATTCCTCCTATTCCATAGGCGACACCGTTCGTCTTCTTGATCGCCACGATCAACCACATGAGGCGCGGGTCGTTGCCCTCGTTCAGTCGCCTGAGGGCATTCCAGAACTATCTGCAGGCAATAACTCTCCTCTGTTTCTGACGGCGGAGGGTGACCTGCCTCAATTAGGTGAAGACGCACATACGATCATTCCTATAACGGCCGCCAATCCGACTGATGCTCACGGGATTACCTCCCGTCTGAAGAGTGACCTCCAGGGCGATTTCGCGGTGCAGACTAGGCAGGAGTATATAGATGACTTCATTCAACGAGGCCTGTCCGGGCAGACGGCCATGACGGTCATGATTGTCGGCGGGACCGTTCTTGCCCTGATTTTCATGATGCAGTCCATCGCCATTTCGGCCTGGGAGCGCAAGCAGCAGAACCAGCGGCTCAATCAAATCGGGGTGGCCTGGAGGTCAATAGCCTGGTCGGGTGTGATGGAGACGCTGACCGATGTGGCAGGTGGTGCAGTGATGGCACTGCTGGCGATCGCCATTGTCGAGGGCTGCATAGCCTTGAGTTTTGTCCAGGCTGGCATGTCTGTGGCTCTGACACCTTTGCCCATAGGCCGGTTCACATTAGTGACTGTAGTCCTGCTGCTGGTGGCGGTGTTCACATCCTGGGTGTGCAGTCTGCGATCCAGGAAGACCGAAGAAGGCTGA
- a CDS encoding ABC transporter ATP-binding protein, whose amino-acid sequence MNVLPLKMEGVSFHYKAGEAGIDQVGLECPAGSWTAVMGPSGAGKTTLLYCASGLLPVQQGSVEIAGQNIARMKESALTRMRRDHIGFVFQDYNLVEAFTCLQNVMLPQLFGGPKVGVARSLQALKILGLDGYAQQYPSDISGGQRQRVAIARALVAQPDMIFADEPTGALDTRSSQMVLDALSTLVKSGRTVLMVTHDPDVATWAQRTVFLVDGTVHSICQGYTAEQLATHLTSMTQVGQGVSR is encoded by the coding sequence ATGAATGTACTGCCATTGAAGATGGAGGGTGTGTCTTTCCACTATAAGGCTGGTGAAGCCGGAATAGATCAAGTCGGCCTGGAGTGCCCGGCAGGATCATGGACCGCAGTCATGGGTCCCTCCGGAGCGGGGAAAACTACCTTGCTCTACTGCGCCTCGGGGCTCTTGCCCGTACAGCAAGGGTCGGTCGAGATCGCCGGCCAGAACATAGCCAGGATGAAGGAATCCGCCCTGACCAGGATGCGGCGCGACCATATCGGTTTCGTCTTTCAGGATTACAACCTGGTTGAAGCATTCACCTGTTTGCAGAACGTCATGCTGCCTCAGCTCTTCGGCGGCCCCAAGGTTGGTGTCGCCCGGTCGCTGCAGGCCCTGAAGATTTTAGGTCTGGATGGGTATGCGCAGCAGTATCCGTCTGACATATCCGGAGGTCAGAGGCAACGCGTGGCCATTGCCAGAGCATTGGTCGCCCAGCCGGACATGATTTTCGCGGACGAGCCCACAGGGGCGCTGGATACGCGCAGTTCGCAGATGGTTCTGGATGCCCTTTCGACCCTGGTGAAGAGTGGGCGGACGGTGCTCATGGTGACCCATGACCCCGACGTGGCGACCTGGGCGCAGCGGACGGTGTTCTTGGTGGATGGCACCGTGCATTCGATCTGCCAGGGGTATACGGCTGAGCAGCTGGCCACTCACCTGACCAGTATGACTCAGGTCGGCCAGGGGGTAAGCCGATGA
- a CDS encoding ABC transporter ATP-binding protein, whose translation MSFVLHLDHVSKSFRNKRVINDMSLSIGTGVHGLLAPNGAGKTTLIQMIATLIRPDSGNITWNGQDIMVMDEDYRGLLGYLPQKFGYYPDYSAEDFLMYIAALQGIGRKRAKSLAKDLLKTVGLKDQGKQKMKTLSGGMIQRVGLAQAMINDPELMILDEPTAGLDPRERVRFRNLVHALSRDRIVILSTHIVSDLETIADRVIMLKDGQICCNQSPRQISRWLEGKIFLVPADYHLGQGQLLLEDELDGDATRLRIYSPEPPSQGQAVPANLEDAFLVIYGDEE comes from the coding sequence GTGAGTTTCGTGCTGCACTTGGACCATGTGTCAAAGAGCTTCAGGAACAAGCGGGTTATCAACGATATGAGCCTTTCCATTGGAACCGGCGTCCATGGGCTTCTCGCGCCTAACGGAGCTGGCAAGACCACGCTGATCCAAATGATCGCCACCCTGATCCGCCCGGATTCGGGAAACATCACTTGGAACGGGCAGGACATCATGGTTATGGACGAGGACTATCGCGGCCTCTTGGGGTATCTGCCCCAAAAATTCGGCTATTACCCAGACTACAGCGCTGAAGATTTTTTGATGTACATAGCAGCCCTTCAGGGGATCGGCCGGAAACGGGCCAAGTCCCTGGCGAAAGATCTCCTGAAGACCGTGGGGCTTAAAGACCAGGGTAAGCAGAAGATGAAGACGCTCTCTGGGGGCATGATTCAGCGCGTGGGGCTGGCACAGGCCATGATCAACGACCCGGAACTGATGATTTTGGACGAGCCGACCGCTGGTTTGGATCCACGGGAACGTGTCCGCTTCCGCAACCTGGTCCATGCTCTTTCGCGCGACCGGATCGTTATCCTGTCCACTCATATCGTCTCTGACCTGGAGACCATCGCCGACCGGGTCATCATGCTCAAGGATGGGCAGATCTGCTGCAACCAGTCCCCAAGGCAGATAAGCCGCTGGCTGGAAGGCAAAATATTCCTGGTTCCTGCGGATTATCACTTAGGGCAGGGGCAGCTGCTCCTTGAGGACGAGCTGGATGGGGATGCGACCCGGCTCAGAATTTACTCACCTGAGCCGCCGTCCCAGGGCCAGGCTGTTCCTGCCAACTTGGAGGATGCCTTCCTGGTGATCTACGGGGACGAGGAGTAG
- a CDS encoding RNA polymerase sigma factor, translated as MARMGDHLLPADEAIHPALVRQTSDGDADGRQSQAEDLEWIRNILSTRSFRAADDLVRKYYDDILAYIRAQVGDKEESLNLAQDAFVAILRSLGSYDPHKSSFRTWIHRIATYKVIDYWRIRRRRQRQEAQVFVASGHDQHDDPADQIFKDDLVGRIEDKISQAPVPAQEVLRLHLYAGYGFAQIAEACGEPENTVKARYYRLLDNLRKEFGHESV; from the coding sequence ATGGCGAGGATGGGTGACCATCTGCTGCCTGCGGATGAAGCTATACATCCGGCCTTGGTCAGACAAACCAGTGACGGAGACGCTGATGGTCGCCAATCCCAGGCAGAGGACCTGGAATGGATCAGAAACATACTGTCAACTAGGTCCTTTCGCGCAGCCGATGACCTAGTTCGCAAGTACTACGACGACATCCTGGCCTACATCCGAGCTCAGGTAGGCGATAAGGAGGAGTCGCTGAACCTTGCCCAGGATGCCTTTGTTGCCATTCTGCGGTCTTTGGGCAGCTACGATCCGCACAAGTCCAGCTTCCGTACCTGGATCCACCGCATCGCAACCTACAAGGTCATTGATTACTGGCGGATCCGCCGCAGGCGGCAGCGGCAGGAGGCGCAAGTATTTGTGGCATCCGGCCACGATCAACATGACGACCCCGCCGACCAGATCTTCAAGGACGACCTAGTTGGTCGGATTGAAGACAAGATCTCACAGGCTCCGGTCCCGGCGCAGGAAGTTTTGCGTCTCCATCTGTATGCCGGCTATGGGTTCGCGCAGATTGCCGAGGCCTGCGGAGAGCCTGAAAACACGGTCAAGGCTCGGTATTACCGACTTTTGGACAATTTGAGGAAGGAGTTTGGTCATGAATCGGTCTGA
- a CDS encoding ECF transporter S component produces MSMPNSHSHTTTNKDTRFNDVHSTGAGGSGRWSTKRIAVYALFVALAMVLSFFSFPIFPAAPWLKYDPSGIVVLVCGFAFGPAAAAIISILGFVPHLFTNPFGALISMIVALALSVPAALVYRRMHSRKGAVIGIVSGAVLGVIAAILCNVVITPFYAHMSMAKVIAMIVPILLPFNLMKFAIHGVVTFLIYKPISTLINK; encoded by the coding sequence ATGAGCATGCCCAATTCTCATTCGCACACCACTACAAACAAGGACACGCGCTTCAACGATGTCCACTCCACAGGTGCAGGTGGTTCAGGACGCTGGTCAACCAAGCGGATTGCAGTCTACGCGCTCTTCGTAGCCCTGGCCATGGTTCTGAGCTTCTTCTCCTTCCCGATCTTTCCTGCCGCACCCTGGCTCAAATATGACCCCTCGGGCATCGTCGTCCTGGTATGCGGCTTCGCCTTCGGCCCAGCGGCTGCCGCCATCATCTCCATCCTGGGATTCGTCCCGCACCTGTTTACCAACCCCTTCGGTGCTCTGATCTCGATGATCGTGGCCCTGGCTCTGAGCGTGCCGGCGGCCTTGGTCTACCGGAGGATGCACAGCCGTAAAGGAGCGGTCATCGGAATCGTCTCCGGCGCTGTTCTGGGCGTGATCGCAGCCATACTGTGCAACGTGGTGATCACCCCCTTCTACGCGCACATGTCCATGGCCAAGGTGATTGCCATGATCGTGCCGATCCTTCTGCCCTTCAACCTGATGAAGTTCGCCATCCACGGCGTGGTCACTTTCCTGATCTACAAGCCCATCTCCACGCTGATCAACAAGTAG
- a CDS encoding energy-coupling factor transporter ATPase — protein sequence MTQSTGSDSADSKATVARLNQVSFSYDEGQTWALDHLSMEVHAGEHLCILGANGSGKSTLGSILSGATAPDYGQVELMGRAVCSDTPDQGRQIDTEAYRQARRNIGMVFQSPEDQIVTTVVQDDVAFGPENLGMPRQKMLSCVPAALKQVDLQTRMNDDPTRMSGGQQQRLALAGGLAMNPGMMVLDEPGAMLDAAGRQEIQSILCRLTTQGTAVVHITHLLEQARQADRVLVLDHGRIVASGSPNQILNRQDLPALVGEPDPNPLTQSKVSDTDAKTPVDDHALPMVKLSDVSYSFPDSGSKALNQVNLELAAGQTLAIIGRNGSGKSTLARLICALATPDSGSIQVAGLPLAGPDRPKARHLRRRNLKLLRQRVGYVMQYPEHQLFADTVAQDIAYGPHNLGYGPEQVQQRVDEAMKLLGISDLADRSPFDLSGGQRRLVAIAGVVACSPQLLVLDEATASLDPQACVRIMALLRVLHQRGVTIVMSTHADREALDLADQTLLLEHGETLAYGPTAKVVERYHQLLATDAAEKEAAGKETSGRKADRTQADQKPLSLLARLDPRAKLVTFLLAMFTAFAISTPAQLVLALVVTIGLFTAARAPLRSIMKSVKGFLILMLLLAVFNLLVTQTGRRLAAWGPFVLTTGGIWVAVLYACRFMLIIFLGALLVETTTPTQMTDACESLLSPLSRLGIHTNEIALVLSLALRFIPTLGREVQAIVEAQSARGGSIESGSLSQRLHAAIAITVPVFAGALRHADNLSRALDARCYEGSRQQRTHYRLLQLGRMDILFIALMALYLLALLLHPLF from the coding sequence ATGACCCAATCCACAGGCTCCGATTCGGCGGATTCGAAGGCAACCGTCGCCCGACTCAACCAGGTCTCTTTCTCCTATGACGAAGGCCAGACCTGGGCCCTGGACCATCTTTCCATGGAGGTGCATGCAGGCGAGCATCTATGCATTCTGGGAGCAAATGGTTCCGGCAAATCCACGCTGGGAAGCATCCTCTCGGGTGCGACGGCACCTGACTACGGCCAGGTCGAGCTTATGGGCCGAGCGGTCTGCTCCGACACCCCGGATCAGGGCCGACAGATCGACACTGAGGCCTACCGACAGGCACGGCGGAACATCGGCATGGTCTTTCAGAGCCCTGAGGACCAGATCGTGACCACCGTCGTCCAGGACGACGTGGCTTTCGGACCCGAGAATCTGGGCATGCCCCGCCAGAAGATGCTCTCCTGCGTGCCAGCGGCCCTGAAACAGGTCGACTTGCAGACGCGGATGAATGATGATCCCACCCGCATGTCGGGCGGACAGCAGCAACGACTGGCCCTGGCCGGCGGCCTGGCCATGAATCCTGGCATGATGGTGCTGGATGAACCTGGCGCCATGCTCGACGCGGCCGGTCGACAGGAGATTCAATCAATCCTCTGCCGGCTGACGACCCAGGGCACGGCTGTCGTCCACATCACCCACCTGCTCGAACAGGCCAGACAGGCCGATCGGGTCCTTGTGCTTGACCATGGGCGCATCGTGGCCTCCGGAAGTCCGAACCAGATCCTGAACAGGCAGGATCTGCCAGCCCTTGTCGGCGAACCTGACCCAAATCCGCTGACCCAAAGCAAGGTATCAGACACGGATGCGAAGACCCCGGTCGATGACCACGCTCTCCCCATGGTCAAGTTGTCGGATGTCTCTTACAGTTTTCCTGATTCCGGGAGCAAAGCCCTCAACCAAGTGAATCTGGAGCTGGCGGCAGGACAGACCCTAGCCATTATCGGGCGCAATGGATCCGGCAAGTCCACCCTGGCCAGGCTCATCTGCGCCCTGGCCACCCCAGACAGCGGATCCATCCAGGTGGCCGGTCTGCCCCTGGCCGGGCCCGACCGGCCCAAAGCCAGGCATCTGCGACGCCGGAATCTGAAGCTTCTGCGCCAAAGGGTCGGCTATGTCATGCAATACCCCGAACATCAGCTTTTTGCGGACACCGTTGCCCAGGACATCGCCTATGGTCCGCACAACCTGGGCTATGGGCCCGAACAGGTGCAGCAGCGGGTGGATGAGGCCATGAAGCTTCTGGGCATCAGTGACCTGGCCGACCGCTCCCCCTTCGACCTCTCGGGGGGTCAGCGGCGCCTGGTGGCCATCGCCGGAGTTGTGGCCTGCAGCCCGCAACTGCTGGTTTTGGACGAAGCCACCGCCAGTCTCGACCCCCAGGCCTGCGTACGAATTATGGCATTGCTTCGGGTGCTCCATCAGCGCGGCGTCACCATCGTCATGAGCACCCACGCCGATCGCGAGGCCCTGGACCTGGCCGACCAGACCCTACTCCTGGAGCATGGAGAAACGCTAGCCTATGGGCCTACTGCCAAAGTCGTGGAGCGCTACCATCAGCTGCTCGCCACAGACGCAGCGGAGAAGGAGGCCGCTGGCAAAGAAACTTCAGGCAGGAAAGCGGATCGCACCCAAGCCGACCAGAAACCCTTATCCTTGCTGGCAAGGCTGGACCCGCGAGCCAAGCTGGTGACCTTCCTCCTAGCCATGTTCACCGCTTTCGCCATTTCCACGCCTGCGCAGCTTGTTCTGGCGCTGGTAGTTACTATCGGCCTCTTTACCGCCGCCCGAGCCCCACTTCGTTCCATTATGAAATCAGTCAAGGGCTTTCTGATTCTCATGCTTCTACTGGCCGTATTCAATCTTCTGGTCACCCAGACCGGCCGTAGACTGGCTGCCTGGGGTCCATTCGTGCTGACCACCGGCGGCATCTGGGTGGCTGTGCTCTATGCCTGCCGCTTCATGCTGATCATCTTTCTGGGCGCGCTCCTGGTGGAGACCACCACCCCAACGCAGATGACCGATGCCTGTGAATCGCTGCTGAGTCCACTGTCCAGGCTGGGCATCCACACCAATGAGATAGCCCTGGTCCTCTCACTGGCTCTGCGCTTCATCCCCACACTGGGACGTGAGGTTCAGGCCATCGTGGAAGCCCAGTCAGCCCGTGGCGGATCCATCGAGTCCGGCTCGCTCTCGCAACGCCTGCATGCGGCCATAGCCATCACGGTTCCCGTCTTCGCCGGAGCTCTGCGCCACGCTGACAATCTGAGCCGGGCCTTGGATGCCCGATGCTATGAGGGCAGCCGTCAACAGCGCACCCACTACCGATTGCTACAACTGGGCAGGATGGACATCCTGTTCATCGCTCTCATGGCCCTTTATCTGTTGGCCCTGCTGCTGCATCCCCTGTTCTGA